The proteins below are encoded in one region of Misgurnus anguillicaudatus chromosome 24, ASM2758022v2, whole genome shotgun sequence:
- the LOC129437613 gene encoding uncharacterized protein, with amino-acid sequence MRTPSPFSVKAPSPAPPSVRAPSPAPPSVRTSSPASPSVRTPHPSPPSARTPSPAPPSEEPGGVQPAPAGAPASFWLPGEMSKTIPVQDQRWIANTLFHSGKLQPDLKVWYEPLVPALIYHQTPTPDRFFTHRLMVWMPYHLWKVRVSCPACGKNLTGYGVHKRARKVLDIDRYYLMVTETLRCTVCSLNYLSTSQTVRDQLDLPHQKMFRLILTRKYACDIRVIRLLRDRTLGNSPARLVKQLKENHGEEWLNRLAHYVGECANFVDRPSLFPVVCQDPPDPIDIPTSRWLLSVYGRDILCRIDHIKASITSTFGTILKMDSTKKITKKLAGHGRGTALWVSSIGNEFGQIVTSVLSVQEGPGLDRMVAGVIERYRQADLHIRLDIWHFMRRLAVGCTTDAHPLYPTFMGCLSACIFEWDAGDLSLLRQAKRLQLMQECVPGITDVLVDRSISKKDLSLYCRRRTRGGEATIRLIERLLQELGGANGRDLMGVPLLDEVRMEHIWRVQKRHVKCIQDLPGVALYTEMGTTKKSGVILTRYRCARGSTSLESFHCHLNRFIPGTSANALNFQLYLLEGLNRWNQDRGSAAVTSKPASLLTYSGDMAHCVNTNSLKVFGRPFVPTFRPPAKYTGELLGVDYLLSQTGQPLVVDPDSEETENMLEDVDEEEAEEDEGFGED; translated from the exons ATGAGGACCCCGAGCCCATTCTCTGTTAAGGCCCCCAGTCCTGCTCCACCCTCTGTGAGGGCCCCCAGTCCTGCTCCACCCTCTGTGAGGACCTCCAGTCCTGCTTCACCCTCTGTGAGGACCCCTCATCCTTCTCCACCCTCTGCGAGGACCCCCAGTCCTGCTCCACCCTCT GAGGAGCCTGGAGGAGTCCAGCCAGCCCCTGCTGGGGCCCCAGCTTCATTCTGGTTGCCAGGTGAAATGAGCAAGACCATCCCTGTGCAGGACCAGCGGTGGATTGCAAACACCTTATTTCACTCTGGCAAGCTGCAGCCAGATTTGAAGGTGTGGTATGAGCCCCTTGTCCCAGCCCTTATTTACCACCAGACACCAACTCCTGACAGGTTCTTTACTCATCGGTTGATGGTGTGGATGCCCTACCACCTGTGGAAGGTGCGGGTGTCCTGCCCAGCTTGTGGCAAGAACCTGACAGGTTATGGTGTCCACAAGAGGGCTCGGAAGGTCCTGGACATTGATAGATATTACCTGATGGTAACAGAGACACTCAGGTGCACTGTGTGTTCTCTCAATTATCTGTCAACAAGTCAGACTGTCCGGGACCAGCTTGACCTGCCTCACCAGAAAATGTTCCGGCTGATCCTGACCCGAAA GTATGCCTGTGACATCCGTGTCATTAGGCTGCTTCGGGACCGGACGCTGGGCAATAGTCCAGCTCGATTGGTGAAGCAGTTAAAGGAGAACCATGGGGAGGAATGGCTGAATCGGTTGGCACACTATGTTGGGGAGTGTGCTAACTTTGTGGATCGACCCAGCCTCTTTCCAGTGGTCTGCCAGGATCCTCCAGATCCCATCGACATCCCCACCAGTCGTTGGCTGCTGTCAGTGTACGGCAGGGACATCCTCTGCCGTATAGACCATATAAAGGCCAGCATCACATCGACTTTTGGCACCATCTTAAAGATGGATTCCACCAAAAag ATCACAAAGAAGCTGGCTGGCCATGGACGTGGGACAGCACTCTGGGTCTCCTCAATAGGGAACGAGTTTGGCCAGATAGTGACCAGTGTCCTGTCAGTGCAGGAGGGGCCAGGACTGGACAGGATGGTGGCTGGTGTCATCGAGAGGTATCGCCAGGCAGACCTCCACATACGGCTGGATATCTGGCACTTTATGAGAAGGCTGGCCGTGGGCTGCACCACCGATGCCCATCCCCTCTACCCCACCTTCATGGGATGCCTGTCTGCCTGCATCTTTGAGTGGGATGCTGGGGACCTCAGCCTGTTGCGGCAGGCAAAAAGACTGCAGCTGATGCAGGAGTGTGTGCCGGGTATTACTGATGTACTGGTGGACAGGAGCATCAGTAAAAAGGACCTCAGCCTTTACTGCCGCAGGAGGACGCGCGGTGGAGAGGCCACCATACGCCTCATTGAGAGGTTGCTGCAGGAGCTGGGAGGGGCAAATGGGAGGGACCTTATGGGTGTGCCACTCCTGGATGAGGTGCGCATGGAGCACATCTGGCGTGTGCAGAAACGCCATGTCAAGTGCATCCAGGACTTGCCAGGAGTGGCACTTTACACAGAGATGGGCACCACAAAAAAATCAGGGGTCATCCTGACCAGGTATCGGTGTGCCAGAGGGTCCACGTCCCTGGAGTCTTTTCATTGCCACCTGAACAGGTTCATTCCAG GAACCAGTGCTAATGCGCTGAATTTCCAGCTCTACCTCCTGGAGGGCCTGAACAGGTGGAATCAGGATCGAGGGAGTGCAGCAGTGACCAGCAAGCCAGCCTCTCTTCTCACCTACTCCGGGGATATGGCCCACTGCGTCAACACCAACAGCCTGAAGGTGTTTGGTCGGCCATTTGTGCCAACTTTCAGGCCCCCTGCCAAATATACTG GAGAGCTTCTTGGTGTTGACTACCTCCTGAGTCAGACTGGACAGCCCCTGGTAGTGGACCCTGACTCAGAAGAGACAGAGAACATGCTGGAGGATGTGGATGAAGAAGAGGCAGAAGAAGACGAGGGCTTCGGGGAAGACTAA